In the Balaenoptera acutorostrata chromosome 7, mBalAcu1.1, whole genome shotgun sequence genome, one interval contains:
- the LOC102998361 gene encoding olfactory receptor 2A2-like produces MEGNQSWVTEFILVGFPLSEEMEFLLFGIFSLLYTINLLANGMILGLICLDPRLHSPMYYFLSHLAIIDISFPSSNLPNLLENLVKHKKTISFISCTMQMLFNLTFGSIECLILLVVSYDRYVAICRPLQYTVIMNGRSCVVLAITSWACGFSLALVQVILLLRLPFCGPQEVNHFLCDIRSVLRLACSDTGINEMFLFADGVFILVGPLSLMLVSYVSILWAILKIQSKEGHKKAFSTCSSHLCVVGFYFGIAMIVYMVPDNSQREEQLKILFPFYTLFNPLLNPLVYSLRNAQVKAAFYRVLQKKRRTT; encoded by the coding sequence ATGGAAGGCAACCAATCATGGGTTACAGAATTCATCCTGGTGGGATTCCCCCTCAGTGAAGAGATGGAATTTCTCCTCTTTGGTATCTTCTCCCTGTTATATACCATCAACCTGCTGGCAAATGGCATGATCTTGGGACTCATTTGCCTAGACCCCAGACTGCACTCCCCCATGTACTACTTCCTTTCTCATCTGGCCATTATTGACATATCCTTTCCTTCCAGCAATTTACCCAATTTGCTGGAAAACCTAGTGAAACATAAAAAAACTATCTCCTTTATCTCATGCACTATGCAGATGCTCTTCAATTTGACTTTTGGTTCTATAGAGTGCCTGATTTTGTTGGTGGTGTCCTATGACAGGTATGTGGCGATCTGCCGTCCCCTTCAGTACACTGTCATCATGAACGGGAGATCATGTGTGGTCCTGGCCATCACTTCCTGGGCATGTGGATTTTCACTGGCCCTAGTACAAGTAATTCTCCTGTTAAGATTACCCTTTTGTGGGCCCCAGGAGGTGAACCACTTCCTCTGTGATATTCGCTCTGTCCTCAGATTAGCCTGCAGTGATACTGGGATCAATGAAATGTTCCTCTTTGCTGATGGTGTGTTTATCTTAGTTGGACCCCTTTCCCTGATGCTGGTTTCCTATGTGAGCATCCTCTGGGCCATCCTGAAGATCCAGTCAAAAGAAGGCCACAAGAAAGCCTTTTCCACCTGCTCCTCCCACCTCTGTGTGGTTGGGTTCTACTTTGGCATTGCCATGATCGTTTACATGGTCCCTGACAATAGTCAACGAGAGGAGCAGCTGAAAATCCTTTTCCCGTTTTACACTCTCTTCAACCCATTGCTGAACCCCCTCGTCTACAGTCTAAGGAATGCTCAAGTGAAGGCTGCCTTCTACAGAGTATTGCAGAAAAAGAGGAGGACAACGTGA